TGCGCACGAAACAAGATTACAAACTCAATCATTTAATTACCCTTCAAGAgggttcacatatatatacacatctcacacttggtatttaaccaatgtgggatctaagCCTTTACTTTTCCCCAACAATATTTCCAAGTAGCTTATTTTGAGTATCAATTTCTTATTCACCACTCAATCATTTTAAGCATATGAATTACCGTTGCAAAAGTCTCATGGAGTAGAATGTAAAATCATAAAACTATGATTCAACTCTCCACCTTTACTTATTAAGAATATGTCTCAAAGTTCTCATAAAAGCATTTTTCCAACAATGTATAGAAAAAATAAagatacacataaaataatattaacctcaagatattcataaaaatatacatacaacTATCATGCTTATtatcctaaagaaagaatttAGGATCATAAATCATTGTCATATATAATGCATTACACATATAAGAGTTATATATCTTACATAAATTTAATACATCAAGTTTATTTTGTAAATCaacaattataaataaattatacttATATTGTACATATTAATCATAGAAATCATACATCCATAAAAGCGATATACATTATATACATatgtcaaaataaaaaattagaaataaaattaactttaccaaaatacataaaatatgaaaTCTTGAAATTAACGACAATATGAAAAATAGAGTGATTTGACGGGCACTtttgtaatttcaaaaattttagagTTAAAAAAGTTGATATTTTAAgacataaagaataaataaaatgtgAAGCCCATGAGAATTGGCCCGATTCCAAGAACTGTTGAAGAAGCCAGTCAGATTGAAGCCTGATTGGCCCGATAATGAAAATATGACAACATAGGCTATTTTTAGTAAGTAAGAGAATCATATCTTGTagatttgatatgatatgatgtaATCTTGTAAATCTCCAAAATTAAGGGATAGGCTAATTTCTTCCATTGATGCAATTGGATCTTGACCGtcggttttgggggagctcaactataaatagagggtcTCTCCTCACTTGTAAATCATCCATTGTATGTTGAATTCTTAAGAGTAAAAGAATTTTTTGAGCAATTATTCAAACACTTTGTGTGCATTCTTTTTTTGGCTTTCTGTTTTTCATTTGTGGCTTCTTTTGGCATAATCGCTTCAGCTATAAAAATTGGTGCCTTAGAGGAATTCTAAAAGAATCCTCACTTTTGAgagtaaaggctgacttaggCAAGTTTGGAGCGAACAgatcgcctaaggccgcacggatcgtgagatgaaagatctagccCCATGACACAAAGGGTTAGGACAACAACACTGGGAACGATCGAGGTAGGCAACGGTGGTGTAGGAATGATGCaatgaccgaaaaaaaaaaagaaaagagaaaaactaaaaaaggaaaaattgtgGGATAAAGATTTCTGATTTTGAGTgggattttctttctttttttttgtccgTTTCTCATGCAAATTAACTCATTAGTAACAAAAACTTAAGAGTTCTAAATTAATCTAACTGAATGATTTAACTAATCTACAAGATaaaaaaagttatttatctaaagTTAATCTAAATTAtcctaaaaattaataaaaataatatatgtatataaaataatgCTAATTAATCTAACTGCTAATTATCctcattaattaataatattaataaattccATAAGTATCCtagtataataaatttaaatttattatgattatcacaacttttattttaatataactattatgatatattttgttcactttttaaaattgattataattatttttaaattctaattTAGTAATATGATGAATAAGAAAAGGTATTCATATCttgattatatatattataaattataaattaaatctaaatttttatctaaattaatgtcTAAACTAATGAGAGAGATATTTGAGGTCTGAAAGTTTACAATGAATTATAACATTTGGTTGAATTAATGCAAAATATTAGTTTGCTTGAATATAATTCATTTTCATATAAAACTATATGATTTAATTAGAATTTTTATCCCATAACTTTAAATTCTTTACTCTAATTTGGCTAAATTAAGAGAAaatactaattttttaaaaatatttttgggattagaccaatttttgaaaacaccTCCAACGGGACGCGTTTTTCCCAAACGGCTACCTTGCAATGGGTGAATTCCAACGACTACTTCCCCCACCCCCAACggtaaaaaaaaaacctatttaAACCCCTAAATtccattttaatcattttttaatTCTTAATGGCCAATTCTTTTATTCGTTTGGATGATAAACACATTTCGGCCTTCCAATTGAAAATGGTgagaaaatatttatattatttttaatataatttaatttcattattaagttgttatattgaaatttaaaattttgtatttgtttTATAATTAGGTGGAAGATCAAATTTTGGAGACATATATTTGCAATCTATTCGCTCCTCCATCGGCTTTAATCGAACCATACTTGAGAGATGCAAGTTTTTTCACGTGGCCCATATGCTTGGGGGTGTAAATTGGAACCCGCACTTGTCAGTACATTGGTGAAATGATGGAGACTCGAGACACGCACATTTTATTTTTCATGCGGCAAGTGTACAATCACACTGGAGGACATGCAATAATAACTCGGGCCGGTAGTGATGGGCTCAATTTTCGCTATTGATTGGAAAGTCGTATGCGACCAACTGTTAGGGAAGGTTTTAGATAAGAATTATGGGGTCCAGATAGATATGAATTGGTTGAAAAGAGATTTCGATGAGCTCAATATAGAGTTGGATCCACTTGAAATGGAACAATATGATAGGGCAAACATTCTTAAGATAATCAGAGGTCTTCTAATGCCTGACAAATCACGAAATCTTGTACATTTGATTTGGCTACAACAATTTATAGACTTAAAAGAAGCGAGCCAACTTAATTGGGGATCAGCAGTGTTGGTAACGTTGTATCGAAAGATGTGTTGGGCAACACAACCATAAGAAATTAAAATTGATGGTTGTATGCTCCTACTGCAATCATATGCGTGAATCGGCTGTCATTTTTATGTCCTCGAGTTGACTACTCTTATACATTTCTACTCAtaacaaggtaaaattcattAGCTAATATATttacaataataattttttaaaaattttgaaattttgtattAACATATTATTTCAATAGGTGGAACCATGGGCCGAGTTATTGGCACTACCAGAGGAGCTTTAAGATATAGGGTTCCTGTTAGATCAATGATCAGAAGCAAAAGTtagtatttctaaaattttaattatataatattgtTGCAAGGATTTAAAAATTATTAGTaaatatataattgaaattattattttgtacTATAGTTTGAATGGATGCCATACTCCGATCAGAGAATTCAAGCATGCATCCTGTTTGAATTCTTGGTGAATCCCAACATTTGGCACCTGAAGGTGTCATTGATAGTTTAAGTTATGGtgcaaatgcatgaatttgaTCGAGTTATGCGGCAGTTCGGGTTTAGGCAAATGATTCCGCCACCACCCCAAGACATCGGAGACCAGCACAAGATCGACTTATGGGGGAGAATTGAGGAAGATTAGGCTAAATTCAACGAGTAATATATCAATATTTGGGAGCATATGTATGAGTTTTTACCTAATCACGAACACATTATCGCTCATAAATTATCTGTCAATCCATAGTACATGTCATGGTTTAAACATCATAGCAAACCATATCTACTATCAGAGGAGGCGAGGCATAGGCGACTTCATTTAAGGAGGCTACGACGGCTGCCTAGGAATCCAAGGTTTGAAGCAACTGTTGAGACGGGTCCATCATCAGCACCAATGCAATAAGAGGCACCGCCATCCACACTATATTCTGGTCAGTATGGCTCGACTTATTTTGGTTTAGGTATGTTATTTACACCACCTCCGTCTATGTTTCTACACTTTCTACAGGTATATGGTTTTTTGCGTCATCTCCATCCCTAGCATATTACACTTCGATGACTTCGGCGTATCTACCGATGACATATTTGCTGTCGACGATGTATCTTTCGTTAATGTTTGTGCCACTGATGATATTTTCACCATATTTTATGCCACCGTTGTTTGTGATACCATACACTTATACATTGTTAGCGTCACAAATACCCCGAGCATCATTGTTCTACCAAGGTAGATCATTTTCACAAACATCTTCGCAAACATTATTGGTAACGTAAAAGTACATCGCActtaataacgaatgaataagataAGATAAACGCGAAGAATAAATCCATCTCACAATTGATGAAGATGAAGAAGAGGAAGAGGAGTCGAAACCACAACTTATACGAAGAAAAAATCTGTCTCACAATCGACATTTACCCGATTGTGGCACACATTTAACCTGACTAGGCCCGACCTGTTTTTTTCTTCATAAAAGCCATGATTTTTCATGGACACCTACTATATCGCATTGCATATTTCGCCTCAAATTTCTTCGATCGGGATTAACAAGGTAGAATTTTACCTCGTTCTTTATATTGTATCACTTTACTGTTGCGATTAAAGCATATTTAGAGGAAAACTCCTTCTTCGCTTCTAAATCACCAATATCCAATGAATAACTCGTATGACCTAATCTTATGTGTGAGAGTTCTAAAAACTCCAACTCACCTTCTGCCGAGAGGTCTAAATTATGCATGCGGGTCGGAGGTGAGTATACTCTGAATTGCAGATCTTCTTCGGCAGCTTTGTCTAGACCTTCACCGCCTAAACCTCTATCTTTTAGTTTAGTTGAAACCAGCTCTAGTTTCAAAAATAATGCAATTCCTGAACCATCCAGCCAGGACTGCCGGATTGGATCGTCATCGGATTTAGTGCCCTATTCAATCTCAATCCTCTAGCATGTCCAGAGTTGGATGTCCCTTTATTGGTGGAGGTtgtagggagtacatcatcccttcttTTATAGTTGTTGGTACAACAAAAATCACCTGCGAATTTCCCACCAATAGAACGTGATGTCATACCTCTGTAAGTGTTCTCAGCATAGAACATCAAATTCTCGAAGTTGAAATCAAAACCACTAATAAAGTGTCTTGTCAAGGTGTCGAAGTCTCGGTTACCACCATACCCCAATTATTGAATGTTTTGTCTACCTTGGTTGAAATCTAAGGTTGAAATCTATGAGTGCCTTCCCATTGATGATTCCGGGATATCATAATGTGAGCTTTATAACAAAGCCATGAACCCACTGCATAATCGTGTCATTGGACTCTTAGCTTTCTCTTTCGTTCTAACGTATCGAATTAGAACAAATGTTGACCTTCAACCACTTTCATTTGTGTTCACAAACTCCACATATAACTAGAGTATTGGTGATCCTTTAACAATATGCATCCAGACCATCAATTCAATTGCCATTGGGCCTTTGACATAAAAAAAACCTTATATTTGATGGGGTTCATCgatgctaaatatttatatttcaaGGACAACATTCTAATCTGGATGGATCCAATGACTTTCCACATAATTCTTTCACAAAGTTCTAGCAATTGTATGTTCGGGTTGAAAGCCAATCACGCTGTATAAGTTGATGAAAAAATGACCCCAACGTTGGTGTCACGAATTTCACCATCGTAGTAAGCAATAGCATTAACTCGTCCATTCATTTCGAACCAAATAACTTGTTTCACAtgtttaaaacaaaaaaatttatgcAAAAAAATAGAGTAGTAATTATCCATTAATAACAAAAATCGAAACTTACTTGATATAATTATGTGTTTGCTCGAAATTTTTCCTTATGGAACGTCTTGCGAAATTCACCTACTTGCGTTTCGgtatgctcaaaattttcttatggTGTCTCTAGTTGAACTACCAATCCATTTATACAAAATTTGCCTCAGAACCGTTTTGACAATATGCGAATCTTTTACCTCAAAAGTATGGCCTGCAAAAATATTATCTCAGGAATCCCAGGATATCTGAAGGATTTCTGGGTAAGGACAAGTTGACAACGTGAGAAAGAAAACACTCCTAGCAAGGTGAGTTTAAGTAAAGTGGACAAAAAGTGCCTTGTTGGGAGCATTTTCACTCTCCTATTGTTAACTTGCCTTGAAAAGTTTTCCTCACTTGGGAATCCTTCAAATAATATTTTTGCAGGCCATGCTTCTAAGGCAAAAGGTTTGCATATTGTGAAAAGTTTTCCTCACGTGAGAATCATTCAAATGTCTCGGGATTCCCGAATGATATTTTCAGGGCACGCAAGTAGCTTTTGCATATTTATTTGTTCTCATTGTCAACCCCTCTTTCATAATGTCTACCTCAAATACGaacacaattaataattaaatcaattaatCAATTAATTGTACAATTTAATTGAATACGATTTTAATTAGAGAATGTATATATAAAAGTAAAGTTATAATATTCATACATAGACTGATTTATTTGGtcctatttttgtttttattataatgtttacatcaaatagttaatattgttgattactttgataaaaaatttacgtgaatttttaaataaaataccaTTCTAACAAAAAAAACTTTTGTATAATGTCtggaataattttttaaaaaaatccacATTAGCTATCAAAATTATCTAATAAATTCACGTCCATTGGAATTTTTTGTTACATGATCACCATATGAATATTTAacagaagaaaaaaaattaaaatattactccaacaattttaataaaaaatttaattggtGTTAAGAATTAGAGTTGAATTGGTAAATTCAAAAAACTCGAGGGTTTTAACCCTCAAACACGAACATCATTAAAACaacctaaaccttaaacctttaTATTAAAAACCCTAAAAACATGTCTTTTAAAAATCCTGAAACAaataccctaaaaccctaaaagaAAAACCCTAAATTGGTTAGGAAAGAGAATAGGAAACAAGTTCATTGGAAGCGTTTTCCTGCAATGTACATTGAAAATGCGTCCAACTCAGCACATTTTCCTACAAAATACGCTAAAAACGCATCCAACTAAGAATgttttcaaaaaaagaaaaatgaccTAATcccataaatattaaaaaaacgacctaatttcataaatatttaaaaatatcattttttttacCAAATTTAACCGTTTAATTTGTAATTAATTGACTTAAGTTAATTGGACGGTACAATTAAACTTTTTGCCATAAAATCACCAAAAGAGTTCATCTATTTATTTGCCATGaattataaaaaaacaaaaaaactaataattcaacaatttcagaattaaaatttgacaaattaaatagaaatattatgGGAGTGGACGAAATTCATaatttaaaagtatataaataaaaatgaaaaagagaTATGATGTACCACTTATAAAAGGATAGTTTAAATAtcggttaaaattgaattaattgattgaattaatttaattcaattaatcgGTGTCGGTTAATAAATTTTTAGACGTTTCAGTTATaggttaattcggttcgaaatcGGATGATTAACGAATTAAttgaacttaataattaataatacaaattatCGTAGTTTTAATTCTGTTACTTAGATAAAAtgaatattattaatttatttttctatatattttatatttgttttaactaaaaaataaaacatatcaatttcggttaattcggttaaccgaccaaattaattaaaatatttggattcaattatttttaaaaaaattcagttcaattaatcattaaaatattaaaatatttaattaattcaatttatactaatTCTGTTGAATTAACTAAGTTAATTATAATTTGGTTCGGTTAACAGACCATTTCAACCCCTACTCTTCAATACAGTAAAGCCTGGGAAACTAATAAATATGGAAAGAGCCAGAGCCAGAGACAAGTGAAAGCAAGCAGAGGAAGCTACAAAACCAAAGAGGAAAAAAACAAAAAGCAAAAATGGAGAAATCTCAGATCTGGTTGGCCTTTGGAGTCTTGGCCTTGCTATTGGCATCGGCAACGGCGGATGACGTCGTTGTACTAACGGAAGATAACTTCGAGAAGGAAGTCGGTCAAGATCGAGGAGCTCTCGTCGAGTTCTATGCTCCTTGGTAATCATTTTTTATCGCCTTTTtccctctctttttttctttattagatTAGATTAGATTAGATTTTGATGCTTTATGTTTTTGATGTTTTACAGTAATTCCTGTTTAATCGATCGTTAGATCTATCTTCGACAATTTAAATGAAGAACATCGATGATTTTCtcctagaatttttgacttactTTTTCCTTTGTTTGATTGTTTCTGAAACTTTCTTATTATGATCAAACTCTCCATAGATAAATCTATTGTTGTTAAAGATGTTCCTTGGATTTGAATTTGGttattatttgttttttaaaGACATTTGAGCTAAGTGGTATCGCTTCTGGATATTGATTCAGATTAATCGGGTTCTTTTACCATGTTACGGCCTAAAACTATAAGATTCAGCTAGTTGTATTCTCAATCTAACCGGTTTTTTTTTACAACCACAGGTGTGGTCACTGTAAGAAGCTTGCTCCTGAGTACGAGAAGCTTGGGTCAAGTTTTAAGAAGGCTAAATCCGTCTTGATTGGAAAGGTTTGCGATTTATAATTACCCGAGATTTGTTTGTTTAGAATATGAATTATTAGTGATCAGGGTATTTACACAGTTCTTTTGTTGTTCCTTTGTATTCTAAAGTTTTATATAATAATGTGGGTCTAGGTGGACTGTGATGAGCATAAGAGTGTCTGCAGCAAATACGGTGTTCAGGGCTACCCAACTATTCAGTGGTTCCCAAAAGGCTCTTTGGAACCTAAAAAGTGAGtctaatttaacgtgtacaagtAGAACCTGGAAAAGATTTTGATCTTGATTTAGGTTAAGTTTTGTTATTGGTACCAACTTTTTATTGAAGTCATGTTCTTAATAGATTGAAATTGTTTTATTTAGATATGAAGGACCACGAACTGCAGAGGCCCTTGCTGAGTTTGTCAACACTGAAGGAGGtaatttgtcttttttttttttttctttgtacaAGTTTCTGGTTATGGTTGCTTAGTCTAAGAAATTTCGTCTCAATTCCTTCCTTCCGTGTTCCTCAAGGTGAACTTGCTGAATGTAGATTAATGCCCATAGGCCAAAACCAGAAGTATTTGCTGAGGTGGTGTACTGTTTTACAGGGACCAATGTGAAGATAGCCACGTTACCATCCAGTGTTGTAGTGCTAAATGCTGATAATTTTGATGAGGTTGTCCTTGATGAGACCAAAGATGTGTTGGTTGAGTTTTATGCACCTTGGTAAGCATGTgctttgtttttgttgttgttaaaTTTACTATTTTGCAAAAACAATAAAGGTTTAGGGATTTTTCTAGTTCAGCCATTACATATCTTCCTGAGATTTACTGTTTAAGGACCTCATGATACAAGTGGCAAGTTTTGCGGttgatatattttttttgtttccaTCTTTTCTACTTCACGTGTTTTGGTTGAGTTCTGGGTTGGCTTTTTTTCCAGGTGTGGGCATTGCAAAAACCTTGCTCCTGTAAGCATCTATATCTTTGCTGAATAAAGTAGGTATGATTATTTGGTTAGAAACGGTGATCTCCTTTCTAACCCTTTGGTCTTTGTCGCTGCAGACCTATGAAAAGGTAGCATTGGCATTCAAAATGGAAGAAGACGTAGTTATAGCTAATCTAGATGCTGACAAGCACAAGGATCTAGCTGAAAAGTGTGTAAATTCAACCAGTTAACCCAGATTTCTTTTATAAATGGTTTCTCAATGTTCATCAAATGTAGCAATGTATGTTAAAGGCCTTTAATTGCAGGTATGGAGTTAGTGGGTATCCAACACTGAAATTCTTCCCAAAAAACAACAAAGCTGGTGAAGACTACAATGGTGGCAGGGGTCTAGATGACTTTGTTTCTTTCATCAATGAGAAGTGTAGCACCAGCCGTGATGGAAAAGGGCAACTGACTTCAAAGGTTAATACTTCATGATTTGTACTAGGACATCATGTTCATCATTATCCATACTTCTATATGAGATTAATTGCTCTCCTCTTCCTTTTGCCTAGGCTGGTATTTTGTCTAGTTTAGATGCACTGGTGAAGGATTTTGTGGCTGCCAACAATGATGAGAAGAAGACGGTCTTCTCTAAGATTGAACAGGAAGTTGAGAAACTCAAGGGGTCCAGTGAGAGGTACTCAATTTGTCTCTCAATAGTCTTCTCCGAAGGAGAACTTGTCAATCCCTAGTTTCCTGCTAAAACTGTCTTTACTTCCTCTCTTGTTGCTGGTTGTAGGTATGGAAAGATATACTTGAAAGCTGCTAAAAgctgtttggagaaaggtgctgATTATCCCAAGAAGGAAATCGAGCGGCTGCAGCGCATTCTTGACAAGGTAAGGATTACAGTTACAATTAATCACTAGGATGGTGTCCTGAAATCATGTTTGGCTGTAGATTTACGGGACATGTAAGCTCATATTGCTGCCCTCTCGGGAGAGGTGGTCAAAATACAAATTTAGTTATACAAAACCATAGTTTCCATCATAAGCATCTGATACATGAGATGGCTCTAACCATGAGTTTTAATTCTTTGTTTCCGGTGCAGTCTATAAGCCCAGCAAAAGCAGATGAATTCACTCTCAAGAAGAATATCCTATCAACATTTATGTGAACTTAGTTCACTGTATTTCACCAGTCTAGTACACTGGCATGGGGCTCGAGTTTTCAGCGACGATTTCGAGGATTGGTTTTGCCTCCCAGTGCTGGGATCCACTCACGTTTCATTTTGATTTTAATCTTTGAGAGCAATGGCTAGGCCTTTTATATAATAGTAGTAAAGTACTTTTTTTGAGATCATCTAGAGCAAATGATCTAATTAGACAGTTCCGTATTTATGCGCTTTTCTTCAAGAATTAGAAATTTTTACTCTCCGTTCACCCCAGCAGAATTTATATTATGCTTTCAGGACTCTTTGAACTTTTGGAAATGAGACCTTTCTGCTTTTAGTTCCCGAGATTTACCCtctttatttgtcaattttaattttaaaaatccaATTTTTGTTAAAAGTTAAATATGAATCATCAATTgagactttttattttattttatataattcctATACTTGTACTTCAAACTTTAAAAGGTAAAGTACATTTAATTATCAGTAATTTTTTGTCATCTATGGAAAATTAAAATGATCGATCATGTTTCTTGACTaactaaaatgaaaatgaaaatattaaaaattcaagtaataaaaaaaattaaatagttaaataattattttgtaatctTTTATAGTTGGGTGATTAAAAGGAATTTATTAATAATTAGGTGAATACTAGTgtaatttatgtaattttaattttaaaattggaGAATAACATGTGTTTGAATTTTTACATAACTGATCTAAGATTTAATTGGTTAAACCAAATCAAATAATTAAATAGTAGAAtgcaattttaaattttaagttgttataaattagattttaatttttaaatcaaagaaacaagatttacattaatgaaattgaaaaaaggaatttaatttaatttttattttcaaattaaacaAATAGAAATTTAAGATAACGAAATCAAAAGTAGAGCAAAGCCTGAAGAAGGCGCAGGAACTTAAGGCAAAATTGAATCTTAAATCTTTAATTACAGCTTAGTTGTAGTTAATAAACAACACTCCATAGTCGCATCATTTCATCAAAACTAAAGCTGCTTTTAAACAATGATACAAAAGGACCGTGGGTGAATTGGTCATCATGAATTTCAGCAAACATTATAGAGCCATTGATTTTAATTCTTCGTCTTATTCCTTCCCAAAACTGCCCTGTCTCCCTTGACCTTGTGATGAACACCATTGGGTACTTGCTTTATAGGCAAATCATGGCGTTTTTCCGTAACCTTTTACTATTTTCCATTCCCTCGTTGTGTTTGGTAACTCGAAAGGCGGTTCGGTCTATGCCGAATTCGTCTGGTATGTTTCTAGGCTGCTGCCTGACAATCCCATTAGCAGGCAATGACATTTCAGGGGTTCCAATGTTTTGATTCACAAGAGGCAAATTCATGCCCTTTTGTTGTGCTTCCTTAGCTTCAACCAATTCATTGCTTGCTGTTGTTGTTCTCTTTCTCCTCGTGTTCACGGACTCGCCCTTTCCTCCTCCCGGAGATTGGTTCTCTTTCTCGAGCTTTAAATGTCGATAACCAGACGCATTCCAATGCTCGTAGAGAAAGCCAGCGACGTACTTGGGCGGATACCTCAGTGGAGGAACAAGCGATATAGGACTCTGAATCTGGGGAGTTAATGTAACAATGACAGGCTGAGGATTACTTGGTTTCGGTTCCTGCCTGGAAATGTGAATTCAAGCAACAAACCTATTACAAATAGCATCAACAAGCGAGATGAACCCGAAGTTCAATTGAAATCTCTATTTAATAAATCTGAGATTCGAATTCAAACATTTATAACTAGAGAAGAGAAATAGCATACAGTGGGAGTGGAGAGGGTTGTTGAAGATGGAGATCAAGTTGTCTCCAATCGATTCCTTTTTCTTGAAGAACAACTTCTCTGGGCCTTGCTGAGCCAAAAGGGTTTGGTTTCTTCTGCCATTGTGCAGCAGCAgcttcttgttcttctttctcGACCTCATCGGCCCATGAAAAGTAAGAGCCACCATTGCTTTCTCTTCTCATCGTATCTCTCGCTCTCTAAACCCTAACGGCTACGCCGctgtttttaaatttaaaaggtAGGGATTCTTTTTTCTGAAAGTTCAAAAGGTAAGGtcttgatatttattttatttgtttatgcaGACAGCCTAGCAGCCAATCTACTACCAATATTCTTATTCTTATTGTTATTGCTATTAGGGACAATGTCATGTTTGGTATTTATACTTTCATAAAATGTCTTATTTGGTattcataatttaaaaatatcaaatgtgGTATCCGAACTATCAATATGTGTCTTATTATGATACATGATGTTTCAcagaactaactaaaaatttaattaagaCAAGTGCATATATCAGTT
Above is a genomic segment from Gossypium arboreum isolate Shixiya-1 chromosome 8, ASM2569848v2, whole genome shotgun sequence containing:
- the LOC108470310 gene encoding protein disulfide-isomerase like 2-1-like isoform X1; the protein is MEKSQIWLAFGVLALLLASATADDVVVLTEDNFEKEVGQDRGALVEFYAPWCGHCKKLAPEYEKLGSSFKKAKSVLIGKVDCDEHKSVCSKYGVQGYPTIQWFPKGSLEPKKYEGPRTAEALAEFVNTEGGTNVKIATLPSSVVVLNADNFDEVVLDETKDVLVEFYAPWCGHCKNLAPTYEKVALAFKMEEDVVIANLDADKHKDLAEKYGVSGYPTLKFFPKNNKAGEDYNGGRGLDDFVSFINEKCSTSRDGKGQLTSKAGILSSLDALVKDFVAANNDEKKTVFSKIEQEVEKLKGSSERYGKIYLKAAKSCLEKGADYPKKEIERLQRILDKSISPAKADEFTLKKNILSTFM
- the LOC108470310 gene encoding probable protein disulfide-isomerase A6 isoform X2, whose amino-acid sequence is MSIRVSAANTVFRATQLFSGSQKALWNLKNMKDHELQRPLLSLSTLKEINAHRPKPEVFAEVVYCFTGTNVKIATLPSSVVVLNADNFDEVVLDETKDVLVEFYAPWCGHCKNLAPTYEKVALAFKMEEDVVIANLDADKHKDLAEKYGVSGYPTLKFFPKNNKAGEDYNGGRGLDDFVSFINEKCSTSRDGKGQLTSKAGILSSLDALVKDFVAANNDEKKTVFSKIEQEVEKLKGSSERYGKIYLKAAKSCLEKGADYPKKEIERLQRILDKSISPAKADEFTLKKNILSTFM
- the LOC108469134 gene encoding uncharacterized protein LOC108469134, giving the protein MRRESNGGSYFSWADEVEKEEQEAAAAQWQKKPNPFGSARPREVVLQEKGIDWRQLDLHLQQPSPLPLQEPKPSNPQPVIVTLTPQIQSPISLVPPLRYPPKYVAGFLYEHWNASGYRHLKLEKENQSPGGGKGESVNTRRKRTTTASNELVEAKEAQQKGMNLPLVNQNIGTPEMSLPANGIVRQQPRNIPDEFGIDRTAFRVTKHNEGMENSKRLRKNAMICL